A single window of Solanum dulcamara chromosome 5, daSolDulc1.2, whole genome shotgun sequence DNA harbors:
- the LOC129888338 gene encoding vacuolar-processing enzyme-like: MISRHIIVGIFLLSILVNNIEGRSISQFLNQESQGTKWAVLVAGSNGWDNYRHQADVCHAYQLLKDGGLKDEHIIVFMYDDIAHNRENPRPGVIINNPHGHDVYKGVPKDYVGEDVNAKNFYNVILANKSGIVGGSGKVLKSGPNDHIFIYYTDHGGPGIIAMPSGELVFANDLVDVLKKKHASGTYDRLVFYLEACESGSMFDGLLPEGLDIYVMTASKPDEDSWATYCGEGTPEDPCLVQCPPREFQGVCLGDLYSVAWMEDSDVQDRTADSVQGQYSRVANRTAANITQGDYGSHVTEYGDIVVSFDSLAAYMGETSKNHSHDSLDAMSFLTSSSRNVDQRSTELFYLFTKHQNAPEGSDEKYEASVKLNEVMSQRTQVDNNVKHLGELLFGVEKGNEVLNSVRPAGQPLVDNWDCFKSYVKIFEAYCGRFTPYGRKHVRGIANICNAGITSEKMAAISAQACSTK, encoded by the exons ATGATATCTAGGCATATTATTGTTGGTATATTTTTGCTCTCAATATTGGTTAATAATATTGAAGGTCGTAGTATCTCTCAATTCTTAAACCAAGAATCACAAGGAACCAAATGGGCCGTCCTAGTAGCTGGCTCTAATGGCTGGGATAATTATAGGCATCAG GCGGATGTGTGCCACGCTTATCAATTACTGAAGGATGGTGGTCTTAAAGATGAGCACATTATTGTATTCATGTACGATGATATTGCTCACAATAGAGAAAACCCCAGACCTGGAGTCATCATCAATAACCCACATGGCCATGATGTTTACAAAGGTGTCCCCAAG GATTATGTAGGTGAAGATGTTAATGCTAAAAACTTTTACAATGTCATCCTTGCCAACAAAAGTGGTATTGTTGGGGGAAGTGGTAAAGTTTTGAAGAGTGGTCCAAATGACCATATATTCATATACTATACTGATCATGGTGGCCCTGGAATTATTG CAATGCCAAGTGGAGAATTGGTTTTTGCAAATGATCTTGTTGATGTGTTGAAAAAGAAGCATGCTTCAGGGACGTATGATAGACTG GTGTTTTACCTTGAAGCCTGTGAGTCTGGAAGCATGTTTGATGGTCTTCTCCCAGAAGGTCTTGATATCTATGTCATGACTGCATCAAAACCTGATGAAGACAGTTGGGCTACATATTGTGGCGAGGGTACTCCTGAAGATCCATGCTTGGTTCAGTGTCCCCCTCGCGAGTTTCAGGGTGTGTGCTTGGGAGACTTGTACAGTGTTGCCTGGATGGAAGATAG TGATGTACAAGATCGAACAGCTGACAGTGTGCAAGGACAGTATAGTCGA GTTGCAAACAGAACTGCAGCCAACATAACACAAGGTGACTATGGCTCCCATGTCACAGAATACGGTGATATAGTGGTGAGTTTTGATTCTCTTGCCGCGTATATGGGTGAAACTTCCAAAAATCACAGCCATGACTCTCTGGATGCCATGTCATTCTTGACATCATCGTCAAGGAATGTGGATCAGCGCAGTACTGAACTTTTCTATTTGTTCACCAAA CACCAAAATGCTCCTGAAGGCTCTGATGAGAAATATGAAGCTAGTGTGAAACTAAATGAAGTTATGTCACAGAGGACTCAAGTGGACAACAATGTAAAACATCTAGGGGAGCTTCTTTTTGGTGTTGAAAAAGGTAATGAGGTACTAAACAGTGTTCGACCTGCTGGACAACCACTTGTTGACAACTGGGATTGCTTTAAGTCCTAT GTCAAGATATTTGAGGCATATTGTGGAAGATTTACTCCGTATGGAAGGAAGCATGTACGTGGTATTGCCAACATCTGCAATGCTGGGATTACGAGTGAGAAAATGGCTGCTATATCTGCACAAGCATGTTCAACCAAGTAG